The Salvelinus namaycush isolate Seneca chromosome 16, SaNama_1.0, whole genome shotgun sequence genome has a segment encoding these proteins:
- the LOC120061681 gene encoding guanine nucleotide-binding protein G(t) subunit alpha-2-like — translation MSMDEPEDLEMEGEEGIDSKELKKQLAESKAVKVLMLGAEESGKSTIVKQMKILHLGGFNKEEKVTSRGVIFGNVLQSALSIVRGMSILGIKYGSPAAEDEGTKLENLSNSTEEGTMSPELAECIKKLWMDPGIQECFESAAEGYHLLDSAHYFLSDLERITHADFTPNDQDILRCRIKTGGVNEERFICKDVKFRMFDMSGRREERKKWIHCFQGVHCILFCSSLSAYDLVLLEDEEMNRMHESLHLFNSICNHRFFEDTTHVLFLNKKDIFQEKIKNVHLNVCFPDYDGPNTYEEASNHVKMQFESLNLKQAEKPIYTHITCAVDTQDVNQAFNTITDVIKTNLKDTGLF, via the exons ATGTCGATGGACGAGCCTGAGGATctggagatggaaggagaggaggggatagacTCCAAGGAGCTGAAGAAGCAGCTGGCCGAGTCCAAGGCAGTGAAAGTACTGATGCTGG GTGCTGAGGAGTCAGGGAAAAGCACCATTGTAAAACAAATGAA AATCCTCCACCTGGGTGGTTTTAATAAGGAGGAGAAGGTGACGTCCAGAGGGGTGATCTTTGGTAACGTCCTGCAGTCAGCTCTGTCCATCGTCAGAGGCATGAGCATCCTGGGGATCAAGTACGGATCACCGGCCGCGGAG GATGAAGGCACGAAGCTGGAGAACCTATCCAACTCTACTGAGGAGGGAACCATGTCTCCTGAGCTGGCTGAGTGCATCAAGAAGCTGTGGATGGACCCTGGCATCCAGGAGTGTTTCGAGTCAGCAGCTGAGGGCTATCATCTCCTCGACTCCGCTCACTA CTTCCTCAGTGACCTGGAGCGCATCACCCATGCTGACTTCACCCCTAACGACCAGGACATCCTTCGGTGCAGGATCAAGACCGGCGGGGTCAATGAGGAGAGGTTCATCTGTAAAGATGTCAAATTCAG GATGTTTGATATGAGCGgcagaagggaagagaggaagaagtgGATCCACTGTTTCCAGGGCGTCCATTGCATCCTGTTCTGTAGTTCCCTCAGCGCgtatgacctggtgctgctggaGGACGAGGAAATG AACCGCATGCACGAGTCTCTCCACCTGTTCAACAGTATCTGCAACCACAGGTTCTTCGAGGACACCACCCACGTGCTCTTCCTCAACAAGAAGGACATCTTCCAAGAGAAGATCAAGAATGTCCACCTCAATGTCTGCTTCCCCGACTACGATG GGCCTAACACATACGAAGAAGCCAGCAACCACGTGAAGATGCAGTTTGAGTCTCTGAACTTGAAGCAGGCGGAGAAACCCATCTACACCCACATCACCTGCGCTGTAGACACACAGGACGTGAACCAGGCCTTCAACACCATCACAGACGTCATCAAAACCAACCTAAAAGACACCGGGCTGTTCTGa